The following proteins are encoded in a genomic region of Sorangiineae bacterium MSr12523:
- a CDS encoding zinc ribbon domain-containing protein: MASQAFTKNYRDHSNDQGFQFEFFCDKCGNGFRSTFKGNNLGVAASLLHAAGSIFGGIVKDAAWGADHAKDAFRGGAWDEAFKEAITECAPRFRQCTRCGQWVCPEICWNEKRVMCEDCAPDLQEEAAAMQAEVAVEQLRDKMREVDQTGGQNFTDPQAAACGRCNARLVPNAKFCSGCGAPTAAPKKAFCHQCGTEAPPGGRFCSGCGTKMG; encoded by the coding sequence ATGGCGTCGCAAGCGTTCACCAAGAATTACCGCGATCATTCGAACGACCAAGGCTTCCAGTTCGAGTTCTTCTGCGACAAGTGCGGGAACGGCTTTCGTTCCACCTTCAAAGGGAACAACCTGGGCGTGGCGGCTTCCCTTCTGCACGCCGCCGGCTCGATCTTCGGCGGCATCGTGAAAGACGCCGCATGGGGTGCCGACCACGCGAAGGACGCCTTCCGCGGCGGAGCATGGGACGAGGCCTTCAAAGAGGCCATCACGGAATGCGCCCCGCGCTTCCGGCAGTGCACGCGCTGCGGCCAGTGGGTCTGCCCGGAGATCTGCTGGAACGAAAAGCGCGTCATGTGCGAGGACTGCGCGCCCGATTTGCAAGAGGAGGCCGCGGCCATGCAGGCCGAGGTCGCCGTCGAGCAACTGCGCGACAAGATGCGCGAGGTCGATCAGACCGGCGGGCAGAACTTCACTGACCCGCAGGCTGCCGCGTGCGGACGCTGCAATGCGCGGCTCGTGCCCAATGCGAAGTTCTGCTCGGGTTGCGGCGCGCCGACGGCGGCGCCGAAGAAAGCCTTCTGCCATCAATGCGGCACGGAAGCCCCGCCCGGCGGCCGATTCTGCTCGGGCTGCGGCACCAAGATGGGATGA
- a CDS encoding glycosyltransferase family 39 protein: MSSKQEIADDEKPAAGEPPPADDAATAVEIPAPPREDQTGEPEQPETPEEKPEEAEAKPDGDEEDEEPLLAKGNPLRWTRGGITALLGSLVAFVFMAHNGQFRLGVPLGFLAVAVASWGVMDLLGTFDDADERVVHWTSLGALTRPLVQFGAMSLLFGLSLMGAQSGLSKQWLWGILVTAAFIALVVAVFELGKALGPWKLDERGEERPVLRRHGFWVMVAAAGLYLPCLGSYSLWDPWETHYGEVAREILARDDWISLWWAQDGWFFSKPVLNFWIQSLAMATLGTGYMPDQMLIGAGGHAVAHPEWVVRTPNFLMTAVAMYLIYKGVAKVFGRRAGLLGGIVLATTPDWYFLAHQTMTDMPFVAAMTAAMGLLLLGLHTSDDVVLRAYEVKVGWRTFRLTGWHLVFGVILVSAVPQIIYLISRNLELAFHGWFPIGFDPHLDHFRSGSGGGVCGLPGNEACNTVNPASIPKSVGPNPVGLVPSLIRFFGAFEPSLQAVLWGVITGTLLYINWGERRTKRMYYLAAWYCAAVATMAKGPAGFGLPMICAFAYVCTKKHWAELLKLEILSGLLIILAVVLPWWVAMYVRHGSPFTDRLIFHDMFNRALHHVHDTNEGDDTSFRFYIWQLGYALFPWTGLAPLGLLWWVRRSDSADRGKGDVSVFLAMWFIFSFALFSFMGTKFHHYIFPAVPPVAMLVGIALSDMIGDAKIAPRTNRAVYFAALAGVLLLGIVAVTQAFHGSVWGKSQSVHVSLAIAGLVLAAAWFAKGIFPAPAAEAPLAGSPDASAPVEEHAVAPPDSEKAPQERTEHEALMLGAAAVAAALVLGLVGRDLAIKEGSDQPGAIRLLQLFTYNYRRPWPDDIDFSAVLTALGLIALVLSLLLAVRKIRQHAVVAFTIFAVLCAVWGLDVYMVETAPHWGQHEVIQAYYDNRANDKEPLVAYQMNWKGENFYTGNKVPAFVSSGSNFTNWIKQQRDKGIRVFYFVTEHSRTGGLKSEVQARTYREVTDKHVCNKFVLVRAEF, from the coding sequence ATGAGTAGCAAGCAAGAAATCGCCGACGACGAGAAACCCGCCGCGGGCGAGCCGCCGCCGGCGGACGATGCCGCGACCGCCGTGGAAATCCCGGCGCCTCCCCGGGAAGACCAGACAGGCGAGCCGGAGCAGCCGGAGACGCCCGAAGAAAAGCCGGAAGAGGCCGAGGCCAAGCCGGACGGCGACGAGGAAGACGAAGAGCCGCTCCTCGCCAAGGGCAACCCACTCCGCTGGACCCGCGGCGGCATCACCGCGCTATTGGGCAGCCTCGTCGCCTTCGTCTTCATGGCCCACAATGGCCAATTCCGCCTGGGCGTCCCCCTGGGATTCCTCGCCGTGGCCGTCGCCTCGTGGGGCGTGATGGACCTGCTGGGCACCTTCGACGACGCCGACGAGCGGGTCGTGCATTGGACTTCACTCGGCGCGCTCACGCGACCGCTGGTGCAGTTCGGCGCGATGTCGCTCTTGTTCGGGCTCTCGCTCATGGGCGCCCAGAGCGGCCTCTCGAAACAGTGGCTCTGGGGCATTCTCGTCACAGCGGCCTTCATCGCGCTCGTCGTGGCCGTCTTCGAACTCGGCAAAGCGCTCGGCCCGTGGAAGCTCGACGAACGCGGGGAAGAGCGCCCTGTTCTTCGCCGGCACGGCTTCTGGGTCATGGTCGCCGCGGCGGGTCTCTACCTGCCGTGCCTCGGCAGCTACTCGCTCTGGGATCCATGGGAAACGCACTACGGCGAAGTCGCGCGCGAAATCCTCGCGCGCGACGATTGGATATCGCTCTGGTGGGCCCAAGACGGCTGGTTCTTCTCCAAGCCGGTGCTCAACTTCTGGATCCAGTCGCTCGCGATGGCCACCCTCGGCACGGGCTACATGCCCGACCAGATGCTCATCGGCGCAGGCGGCCATGCGGTCGCGCACCCCGAGTGGGTCGTGCGCACGCCCAATTTCCTCATGACCGCGGTCGCGATGTACCTGATCTACAAGGGTGTCGCGAAGGTCTTCGGCCGCCGCGCCGGCCTGCTCGGGGGCATCGTGCTGGCCACCACGCCGGACTGGTACTTCCTGGCGCACCAGACGATGACCGACATGCCCTTCGTGGCCGCGATGACCGCCGCCATGGGCCTGCTCTTGCTCGGCCTGCACACGAGCGACGACGTCGTCCTGCGCGCGTACGAGGTGAAGGTCGGATGGCGCACCTTCCGCCTCACCGGCTGGCATCTCGTCTTCGGCGTCATCCTCGTCAGCGCGGTGCCGCAGATCATCTACCTGATCTCGCGCAACCTCGAACTCGCGTTCCACGGCTGGTTCCCCATCGGATTCGATCCGCACCTCGATCATTTCCGCAGCGGCTCCGGCGGCGGCGTTTGCGGACTGCCGGGCAACGAAGCTTGCAACACCGTGAATCCGGCGAGCATCCCCAAGTCGGTCGGGCCGAATCCGGTCGGGCTGGTGCCGTCGTTGATACGATTCTTCGGCGCCTTCGAGCCCTCGCTGCAAGCGGTGCTCTGGGGCGTGATCACGGGCACGCTCCTCTACATCAACTGGGGTGAGCGCCGCACCAAGCGCATGTACTACCTCGCGGCGTGGTACTGCGCCGCCGTGGCCACCATGGCCAAGGGGCCCGCGGGCTTCGGCCTGCCGATGATCTGCGCCTTCGCCTACGTGTGCACGAAGAAGCACTGGGCGGAGTTGCTCAAGCTCGAGATCTTGAGCGGCTTGCTCATCATTCTGGCGGTGGTGCTCCCGTGGTGGGTCGCCATGTACGTGCGGCATGGGTCGCCGTTCACGGATCGTCTCATCTTCCACGACATGTTCAACCGCGCCCTGCACCACGTGCACGACACGAACGAGGGCGACGACACGAGCTTCCGCTTCTACATCTGGCAGCTCGGCTACGCGCTCTTCCCGTGGACGGGGCTCGCGCCGCTTGGCCTTCTCTGGTGGGTGCGCCGCAGCGACTCGGCGGATCGCGGCAAGGGAGACGTCTCGGTCTTCCTTGCGATGTGGTTCATCTTCTCCTTCGCGCTGTTCTCCTTCATGGGGACGAAGTTCCACCACTACATTTTCCCCGCCGTACCGCCGGTGGCCATGCTCGTCGGCATCGCGCTGAGCGACATGATCGGCGACGCGAAGATCGCACCGCGCACGAACCGTGCGGTGTACTTCGCGGCACTCGCGGGGGTGCTCTTGCTCGGCATCGTGGCGGTCACCCAGGCTTTCCACGGCTCCGTGTGGGGCAAATCGCAAAGCGTGCACGTCTCCTTGGCCATCGCCGGCCTCGTGCTCGCGGCCGCGTGGTTTGCCAAAGGGATCTTCCCTGCCCCTGCGGCGGAGGCGCCGTTGGCCGGCTCGCCCGATGCGAGCGCGCCGGTGGAAGAGCACGCGGTCGCACCGCCCGATTCGGAGAAGGCGCCGCAGGAGCGCACCGAACACGAGGCGCTCATGCTGGGTGCGGCGGCCGTGGCCGCGGCCCTCGTGTTGGGTCTCGTCGGGCGCGATCTGGCCATCAAGGAGGGCAGCGATCAGCCCGGAGCGATCCGGCTGCTCCAGCTCTTCACGTACAACTACCGACGCCCCTGGCCCGACGACATCGACTTTTCGGCGGTCCTCACCGCGCTCGGCCTCATCGCCCTGGTGCTCTCGCTCTTGCTCGCGGTGCGCAAAATCCGGCAGCACGCGGTGGTGGCGTTCACCATCTTCGCCGTGCTCTGCGCCGTGTGGGGGCTCGACGTGTACATGGTCGAGACGGCACCGCACTGGGGCCAGCACGAGGTCATCCAGGCCTACTACGACAACCGCGCGAACGACAAAGAACCCCTCGTTGCGTACCAGATGAATTGGAAGGGCGAGAACTTCTACACGGGCAACAAGGTGCCCGCGTTCGTGTCCTCGGGCTCCAACTTCACCAACTGGATCAAGCAGCAACGCGACAAGGGCATTCGCGTCTTCTACTTCGTCACGGAGCACTCCCGCACCGGCGGCCTCAAGTCCGAGGTCCAGGCGCGCACGTACCGGGAAGTGACCGACAAGCACGTCTGCAACAAGTTCGTCCTCGTGCGGGCCGAGTTTTAA
- a CDS encoding prephenate dehydrogenase/arogenate dehydrogenase family protein — MTLVALLGYGRFGRAFGDLVTEAGFHLRAYDPYTEVPEAVRANSVAELVAGADLVVVAVPVPAMTAAVAEIAPHVTPDQLVLDVGSVKVRPVAALEGGLGARIPWVGTHPLFGPLSLTLAERPLRVVICPNEVHPEAARRARYFYESLGCVIIEQSAEDHDRAMARTHALAFFIAKGVIDADKALADDPPPFVPPSFQGLARTMQSVRADAGHLYRALHQDNPFAADVRQALIEALVHADRKLTSAEVATAPESLAIPDLGTRSPELHEARAHIDSLDRDLLVLLRRRADLAARAGRAKRALGHGVLDASREAELLNQRRRWAEEQGLDPAAVDDVFQAILRLSRSVQRQGD; from the coding sequence ATGACCCTCGTCGCGTTGCTCGGATACGGTCGCTTCGGACGCGCCTTCGGCGATTTGGTGACGGAGGCGGGATTCCACCTTCGCGCGTACGACCCGTACACGGAGGTGCCCGAGGCCGTGCGCGCGAACTCCGTCGCCGAGCTCGTCGCGGGGGCCGACTTGGTCGTCGTGGCGGTGCCCGTGCCGGCGATGACTGCGGCGGTCGCGGAGATCGCGCCCCACGTGACGCCCGACCAACTCGTACTCGACGTGGGCAGCGTCAAAGTTCGACCGGTGGCGGCCCTCGAAGGCGGCCTCGGGGCGCGAATTCCGTGGGTGGGGACGCACCCGTTGTTCGGGCCTTTGAGCCTCACCTTGGCCGAGCGCCCGCTGCGCGTGGTCATCTGCCCGAACGAGGTGCATCCCGAGGCGGCACGCCGCGCGCGCTACTTTTACGAGAGCCTCGGCTGCGTCATCATCGAACAGAGCGCCGAAGATCACGACCGCGCGATGGCGCGCACGCACGCGCTCGCGTTCTTCATCGCCAAGGGCGTCATCGATGCGGACAAGGCGCTCGCGGACGATCCGCCGCCGTTCGTGCCTCCGTCGTTCCAAGGGCTCGCGCGGACGATGCAGTCGGTGCGCGCCGACGCCGGGCACCTTTACCGCGCCTTGCACCAGGACAATCCGTTCGCGGCCGACGTGCGCCAGGCCCTCATCGAGGCGCTGGTGCATGCCGATCGGAAACTGACGAGCGCGGAGGTGGCGACGGCGCCGGAGTCCCTGGCCATCCCGGATCTGGGCACGCGCTCGCCGGAATTGCACGAGGCACGCGCGCACATCGATTCGCTCGACCGCGATCTCCTGGTGCTGCTCCGGCGCCGCGCGGATCTGGCAGCACGCGCGGGGCGCGCCAAACGCGCGCTCGGTCACGGGGTGCTCGACGCCAGCCGCGAGGCCGAACTGCTGAACCAACGGCGCCGTTGGGCCGAGGAACAAGGGCTCGACCCGGCTGCCGTGGACGACGTCTTTCAGGCCATTTTGCGGTTGTCCCGCAGCGTGCAACGCCAGGGTGACTGA
- a CDS encoding valine--tRNA ligase: MSEEQKSPDLNKGYDPAEVEGRWYSFWEKNGVFKATDDPADTRPAYVVPMPPPNVTGSLHMGHAQRCTLEDALIRWNRMRGYNTLWQPGMDHAGIATQTVVERQLQREGKSRHDLGREAFEQRIWQWKAESGGRIAVQQRELGASPDWDRSKFTMDADMGRAVREAFVRLHEEGLMYRATRLINWCPECQTALSDLEVETEEGAQGELFQFAYRVEGENEEIVVATTRPETMLGDTAVAVHPADPRYTHLHGKRLEHPFLLRTVPVITDDILVDPKFGTGAVKVTPAHDFNDFATGKRHRLEEINIFNLDGTLNDKAGPFAGMDRKKARNAVKKALDEKGLARGSKPHVLSLPKCQRSGGVVEPMISTQWFLKMEAMAKAALEAVHGTETQPPKTEIIPEEWIKTYDHFLENIQDWCVSRQLWWGHQIPAWHGPNGQIRVARERPAECTPEAGWTQDPDVLDTWFSSALWPFSTLGWPEQTPALKKFYPASDLETGYDILFFWVARMMMFGLHFMKEVPFKRVLLSGLIVDETGEKMSKVKGNVIDPLDLIHGADFVEVVKKTLPGAPEQEALTKFKKAYPSSAQMGKGFPPFGADALRFTLATFPPTNKRINLALKRLEGYRFFVNKIWNATRFSLENLKGLDRVPEGTPQPKGFYNRYILSRLAQASNVANRGIEGFRIDEAANELYRFFWNDFCDWYVELTKIVFQGGNADAAEQEETRLVIAHVLESSLRLLHPLMPFVTEELWQRVPKPASRPVSVALAPYPTEADGRIDEAVEREMALVQAIIGAARTVRSEHEIKPGEKVPVWLRATQAQAETILRHVPAIRTLVKTADDPKILAPADAREAGTVVTVVPSELGTVEVLVGLRGLVPKDKELARIDREIKRLDKDLAGLDKRLQSSGFVDRAPKEVVEEAHAQRKAMAEARERIVASRALADELEA, translated from the coding sequence ATGAGCGAGGAGCAAAAGTCCCCCGATTTGAACAAAGGCTACGATCCGGCGGAGGTCGAGGGGCGTTGGTACTCATTTTGGGAGAAGAACGGGGTTTTCAAGGCGACCGATGACCCGGCGGACACCCGCCCGGCATACGTCGTACCGATGCCGCCGCCCAATGTGACGGGCTCGCTTCATATGGGGCACGCCCAGCGGTGCACCCTGGAGGATGCGCTGATTCGCTGGAATCGCATGCGCGGGTACAACACGCTCTGGCAGCCGGGCATGGACCACGCGGGCATTGCCACGCAGACCGTGGTCGAGCGGCAGCTCCAGCGCGAGGGCAAAAGCCGGCACGATTTGGGGCGCGAAGCCTTCGAACAGCGCATCTGGCAATGGAAGGCCGAGAGCGGCGGACGCATTGCCGTTCAGCAGCGCGAGCTCGGGGCCTCGCCCGATTGGGACCGGTCCAAGTTCACCATGGATGCGGACATGGGCCGCGCCGTGCGCGAGGCCTTCGTGCGCCTGCACGAAGAGGGCCTCATGTACCGCGCCACGCGCCTCATCAACTGGTGCCCCGAGTGCCAGACGGCGCTGAGCGATCTCGAGGTCGAGACGGAGGAAGGCGCGCAGGGAGAGCTGTTCCAATTCGCCTACCGCGTCGAGGGCGAAAACGAGGAGATCGTCGTCGCCACCACCCGCCCCGAGACGATGCTCGGCGACACCGCCGTGGCCGTGCACCCGGCCGATCCGCGCTACACGCACCTGCACGGCAAGCGCCTCGAGCACCCCTTCTTGCTGCGCACCGTGCCCGTCATCACCGACGACATTCTGGTCGATCCCAAGTTCGGCACCGGCGCCGTGAAGGTCACGCCCGCGCACGACTTCAACGACTTTGCCACCGGCAAGCGGCATCGCCTCGAGGAGATCAACATCTTCAACCTCGACGGCACCTTGAACGACAAGGCCGGTCCCTTTGCCGGGATGGACCGCAAAAAGGCCCGCAACGCCGTCAAAAAGGCTCTCGATGAAAAGGGCCTCGCACGCGGGTCGAAGCCGCACGTGCTCAGCCTGCCCAAGTGTCAGCGCTCGGGCGGCGTGGTCGAGCCGATGATCTCCACGCAGTGGTTCCTCAAGATGGAGGCCATGGCCAAGGCCGCGCTGGAAGCCGTGCACGGCACCGAGACGCAGCCGCCGAAGACGGAGATCATCCCCGAAGAGTGGATCAAGACGTACGACCACTTCCTGGAGAACATCCAGGACTGGTGCGTGTCGCGTCAGCTCTGGTGGGGCCATCAGATCCCCGCCTGGCACGGCCCGAATGGACAGATCCGCGTCGCGCGCGAGCGGCCGGCAGAGTGCACGCCCGAGGCCGGGTGGACGCAGGATCCCGACGTGCTCGACACGTGGTTCTCCTCGGCGCTGTGGCCGTTCTCCACGCTCGGCTGGCCGGAGCAGACGCCCGCGCTGAAGAAGTTCTATCCGGCGAGCGATCTCGAGACCGGTTACGACATTTTGTTCTTCTGGGTCGCCCGCATGATGATGTTCGGGCTCCACTTCATGAAAGAGGTGCCCTTCAAGCGGGTGCTTCTATCGGGACTCATCGTCGATGAGACCGGCGAAAAGATGAGCAAGGTGAAGGGCAACGTCATCGACCCGCTGGATTTGATCCACGGTGCGGACTTCGTCGAGGTGGTGAAGAAGACGCTGCCCGGTGCGCCGGAGCAGGAGGCGCTCACCAAGTTCAAAAAGGCGTATCCGTCGTCGGCGCAAATGGGCAAAGGCTTTCCGCCATTCGGCGCGGATGCGTTGCGCTTTACATTGGCCACCTTCCCGCCGACGAACAAGCGAATCAATTTGGCGCTCAAGCGGCTCGAGGGATATCGCTTCTTCGTCAACAAGATTTGGAATGCGACCCGCTTCTCCTTGGAGAATTTGAAGGGGCTCGACCGCGTGCCCGAAGGGACGCCGCAACCCAAAGGCTTTTACAATCGCTACATTCTGTCGCGCCTGGCGCAGGCATCGAACGTGGCCAATCGTGGGATCGAGGGATTTCGAATCGATGAAGCAGCCAACGAGCTTTATCGGTTCTTCTGGAATGATTTCTGCGATTGGTACGTCGAATTGACGAAGATCGTCTTCCAAGGTGGAAATGCCGATGCCGCCGAGCAAGAAGAGACTCGTCTCGTGATCGCGCACGTGCTCGAGAGCTCGCTGCGGCTTTTGCACCCGCTCATGCCGTTCGTGACCGAGGAGCTCTGGCAGCGCGTGCCCAAGCCGGCATCGCGCCCGGTCTCGGTGGCGCTGGCGCCCTACCCCACCGAGGCGGATGGTCGCATCGACGAAGCCGTCGAGCGCGAGATGGCGCTGGTGCAGGCCATCATCGGCGCGGCCCGTACCGTGCGCAGCGAGCACGAGATCAAGCCGGGCGAAAAGGTGCCCGTCTGGCTGCGTGCGACGCAGGCCCAGGCCGAGACGATTCTGCGGCACGTGCCCGCGATTCGCACCTTGGTGAAGACGGCGGACGACCCGAAGATCCTCGCGCCGGCGGATGCGCGCGAAGCAGGAACGGTGGTCACCGTGGTGCCGAGTGAGCTCGGGACCGTGGAGGTGCTGGTCGGCCTGCGCGGTCTCGTGCCCAAGGACAAGGAGCTGGCGCGCATCGATCGCGAGATCAAGCGCCTCGACAAGGACCTCGCGGGGCTCGACAAGCGGCTGCAGTCGAGCGGCTTCGTCGATCGCGCGCCGAAAGAGGTGGTCGAGGAAGCGCACGCCCAGCGCAAGGCCATGGCCGAGGCGCGCGAGCGCATCGTGGCGTCGCGCGCGCTGGCCGACGAGCTCGAGGCCTAG
- a CDS encoding OFA family MFS transporter yields the protein MSQLPGVLDAERIVAEPGYSRWLIPPAALAIHLSIGQVYAFSVFKRPLQVHFGTSLTAIAWVFSIAIVMLGLSAAFLGTWVERNGPRKAMFTSACCWASGFLIGSIGIATKQLWLLYLGYGVIGGIGLGVGYISPVSTLIKWFPDRPGLATGMAIMGFGGGALIASPLSVRLMQAFDPATVGPTAVASGAAVMKTFLVLGVAYFGVMMFGVLNVRLPPGTQIGNRKNNSAAKYVPLQTGVNISAANAIRTPQFWMLWVVLFCNVTAGIGILEQAAPMIQDFFRAPASSGGPPTSTVSAAVAGGFVGLLSMCNMAGRFIWSSTSDLVGRKRIYILYLGLGMVLYALLASVGAHSTALFATLAGVILSFYGGGFATIPAYLKDLFGTFQVGAIHGRLLTAWSCAGVAGPLIVNAIIEGRGKPGALTAQDYQPALFVMVGILGVGFVANLFVRPVHGRYQDGSNAEAPPSSAPIKFKKVAP from the coding sequence ATGTCTCAGTTGCCTGGTGTGCTCGACGCGGAGCGGATCGTTGCCGAACCTGGATACAGCCGCTGGCTCATTCCGCCGGCCGCCCTCGCCATTCACTTGAGCATCGGGCAGGTTTACGCCTTCAGCGTTTTCAAGCGCCCGCTGCAGGTCCACTTCGGCACGAGCCTCACCGCCATCGCATGGGTCTTCAGCATTGCCATCGTGATGCTCGGCTTGTCGGCTGCCTTTTTGGGCACCTGGGTCGAGCGCAATGGTCCGCGCAAGGCGATGTTCACGTCCGCATGCTGCTGGGCTAGCGGCTTTCTCATCGGCTCCATCGGCATCGCCACCAAGCAGCTGTGGCTCTTGTACCTCGGCTACGGTGTCATTGGAGGCATCGGTCTCGGCGTGGGGTACATCTCGCCCGTCTCCACGCTGATCAAGTGGTTCCCGGATCGGCCGGGCCTCGCCACCGGCATGGCCATCATGGGCTTCGGCGGCGGCGCCCTCATTGCCTCGCCGCTCTCCGTACGGCTCATGCAGGCATTCGATCCGGCAACGGTTGGCCCCACCGCCGTGGCTTCCGGCGCGGCCGTGATGAAGACGTTCCTCGTGCTCGGCGTCGCGTACTTCGGCGTGATGATGTTCGGCGTTCTCAACGTGCGCCTTCCGCCGGGCACCCAAATCGGGAACCGCAAGAACAACTCCGCCGCGAAGTACGTCCCGCTGCAGACCGGGGTGAACATCTCCGCCGCGAATGCCATCCGCACGCCGCAATTCTGGATGCTCTGGGTGGTGCTCTTCTGCAACGTCACCGCAGGCATCGGCATTCTCGAGCAGGCGGCGCCGATGATTCAGGACTTCTTCCGCGCGCCCGCTTCTTCAGGCGGCCCGCCGACGTCGACCGTATCGGCCGCGGTCGCGGGCGGCTTCGTCGGGCTCTTGTCGATGTGCAACATGGCGGGGCGCTTCATCTGGTCCTCCACCTCGGACCTCGTCGGCCGCAAGCGCATTTACATTCTCTACCTCGGGCTGGGCATGGTCCTGTACGCGCTGCTCGCCTCCGTCGGTGCGCACTCGACGGCTTTGTTCGCCACGCTCGCCGGCGTCATCCTCTCGTTCTACGGCGGCGGTTTTGCCACCATTCCGGCGTACCTGAAAGATCTCTTCGGCACGTTTCAAGTCGGCGCCATCCATGGCCGTCTGCTCACGGCATGGTCCTGCGCCGGCGTGGCGGGGCCGCTCATCGTGAACGCCATCATCGAGGGCCGAGGTAAGCCCGGCGCGCTCACTGCGCAGGATTATCAGCCTGCACTTTTCGTCATGGTTGGTATTCTGGGCGTGGGCTTCGTCGCCAATCTCTTCGTCCGCCCCGTTCACGGGCGCTACCAAGACGGCAGCAACGCCGAGGCTCCTCCGAGCTCGGCCCCGATCAAATTCAAGAAGGTGGCACCATGA
- a CDS encoding LysR family transcriptional regulator, with translation MLRVAEKGSLAAGARALGVNHTTALRRVHAFERRLGVRLFERLAKGYVLTAAGEELMRTAQQMDEMATSVERRISGRDLRLTGSVRVTTTDTLAVSIVPPHLAAFRRKHPDVHLELTTSNAVLSLSKRDADVAIRPSGRPPENANLVGRRIAEIAFALYAAPSYLADHRTRDLARHLWIAPDDSLGQTAVAEWMARELPHAVDVLRCDSFVAMRTAAVAGLGVVALPCYLGDPEPGLERVRGPLANLTSELWILTHEDLRGTARIRAFTEFMAEALIREQRGLIQGRGRGA, from the coding sequence GTGCTCCGCGTCGCCGAAAAGGGCTCCCTGGCGGCAGGCGCGCGGGCGCTGGGCGTGAACCACACCACCGCGCTACGTCGGGTGCACGCGTTCGAGCGGCGGCTCGGGGTTCGCTTGTTCGAGCGGCTCGCCAAAGGCTATGTGCTCACGGCGGCGGGCGAAGAGCTCATGCGCACGGCCCAACAGATGGACGAGATGGCCACCTCGGTGGAGCGCCGCATCTCCGGGCGCGATCTTCGGCTCACCGGCAGCGTTCGCGTCACGACCACGGACACCCTCGCCGTCTCCATCGTGCCGCCGCATCTCGCCGCCTTTCGCCGCAAGCACCCAGACGTGCACCTGGAGCTCACCACGTCGAATGCCGTGCTGAGCTTGAGCAAACGCGACGCCGATGTGGCCATCCGCCCGAGCGGCAGACCTCCGGAAAACGCAAACCTGGTCGGGCGACGCATCGCGGAGATCGCCTTCGCGCTGTACGCGGCGCCGTCGTACCTCGCCGACCACCGTACCCGGGATCTCGCGCGGCACCTCTGGATCGCGCCCGATGACAGCCTCGGGCAAACCGCCGTGGCCGAGTGGATGGCCCGCGAACTCCCGCACGCCGTCGACGTTCTGCGCTGCGATTCGTTCGTGGCGATGCGCACCGCGGCGGTGGCTGGCTTGGGCGTCGTCGCCCTCCCCTGTTACTTGGGCGATCCGGAACCGGGGCTCGAGCGGGTGCGCGGCCCCCTGGCCAACCTCACCAGCGAGCTCTGGATCCTGACGCACGAGGACTTGCGCGGCACGGCACGCATCCGCGCCTTTACCGAGTTCATGGCCGAGGCTCTCATCCGGGAGCAGCGCGGCTTGATCCAAGGTCGCGGACGCGGCGCATGA
- a CDS encoding DoxX family protein: MNDWNQERLSALGPTALRLGLAAVFFAHSYAKLFVFTLPGTAQFFEAHGFPGWTAYPVTAAELLGGVALLLGVRTRIVAAALIAVLLGALRVHAPNGWMFSNAGGGWEYVAFLIAALGAQVLLGGGAYALRSANPASDARSLP, translated from the coding sequence ATGAACGACTGGAACCAGGAACGCCTCTCCGCGCTCGGCCCGACGGCCCTCCGCCTCGGACTCGCCGCAGTCTTTTTCGCGCATAGCTATGCGAAGCTCTTCGTCTTTACCCTGCCCGGCACGGCGCAATTCTTCGAGGCGCACGGCTTCCCAGGTTGGACGGCCTACCCCGTCACGGCTGCAGAGCTCTTGGGCGGCGTCGCCCTGCTCCTCGGCGTGCGCACCCGCATCGTCGCCGCCGCTCTCATCGCGGTGCTGCTCGGCGCACTGCGCGTGCACGCTCCCAATGGCTGGATGTTCAGCAACGCCGGCGGCGGATGGGAGTACGTGGCCTTCCTCATCGCCGCCCTTGGCGCGCAGGTACTTCTCGGTGGTGGCGCTTACGCGCTCCGATCCGCTAATCCCGCGTCAGACGCGCGATCTCTTCCTTGA